A stretch of Triticum aestivum cultivar Chinese Spring chromosome 1D, IWGSC CS RefSeq v2.1, whole genome shotgun sequence DNA encodes these proteins:
- the LOC123181084 gene encoding uncharacterized protein, giving the protein MASATPAVPDPALGLRHPGALARRIAMARGAAVAPALRPWLLFDAVPLVVVVLIAAHVLALGYWIYRLATDGSKHPARSKKH; this is encoded by the exons ATGGCCTCCGCCACCCCGGCGGTGCCCGACCCCGCCCTCGGCCTCCGCCACCCCGGCGCTCTCGCCCGCCGCATCGCCATGGCGCGCGGCGCCGCCGTCGCGCCAGCGCTCCGTCCCTGGCTCCTCTTCGACGCCGTGcccctcgtcgtcgtcgtcctcatcgccgcGCACGTCCTCGCCCTC GGCTACTGGATCTACAGGCTCGCCACCGACGGGTCCAAGCACCCTGCGCGGAGCAAGAAACACTAG